Part of the Quercus robur chromosome 5, dhQueRobu3.1, whole genome shotgun sequence genome, attaaatttttatatactatctttataattcaatatgatcacatttaacaatcaatgagaataaaaaagataacaacataaaacacaaaactaaatcatatCAACTCAAAGGAGgattctaaagaatacaaatattcatcaacctaaagtagagagagagagagagagccttttGTTTgtggaaaaaatagaaaattatgcaTGGAATATATGAGAGAAAGAATGACAAATGTATAGTATGAggataagaataaaaataagaagattCAAAATTAAGGAAGATAAAGGGATAgaaaaatatagatattaaagtAGAGAGTAATAGggatatgaaaatttaaaatggaatgagaaagtttgaagaaagttaaagtagagagtagtggggatatgaaaagttaaaatggaattgaaaatttaataataaataggaATAGTTAAAAACAagataaatatgatattttgattgtatttaattgagtttttaattcactttaaatgttaaaaaatcatataaaaattgggaaaaaaatgttaatgacataactgctgatgtggcttaATTGGagcataataacaataaatactatttttcaactttttgatatatatagatatagataacATAGTGATTGCTCAAAGACACAAGCACGACACTATAAATAGTTCTAGAATGGgattttgtgattgttttgtggttaaaaTACCTGTTGACAACCTTTTATGTTATGATGCAAATTCTTCTACTTCAACAACTCTTGATCATTGGATAGATCATATTGATATTCTTGCTAAGGCCGTTTGGTGATTGTATAATGATTGTTGCTACAaatatcttcttccttttttactttttaatatatcttcttcttgattCAATCATATGGTCGCTAATAATTTCTTAGCACACACAAACTATGAAAGCATGGTGCTAATTTACAAGTCATTGACCTGACTTGTTTGATGAACTTTGGCTCTTGTCCATGTTGTCTTATTCACATGACAAAACATTCATGATTCTAACTAGTTCATGATAATAAAAACATGAGCATAGAAGTGAGTCCCTTTAGTCTTGGTTTGTAGTCATAATCTTTTAGCTTATGTAGTGCTTGGTATTTCTGTATGCATGCATAGGCCAGAATGCTTCCTTGGTTTTGGAAGAAGCCAAGTTGATATGGGTTTATATGTATCTCTAATTAATTTGATGCTCATCACTCAAAATCTGTTCCAATTTCCGTTCAAGCAATTTTTAAATTGTGTAGACGTAGGCTGTAACTAATTTCATCCTCTTCTTCAAGACTTAATTGAGAGGTAAGTTAAGTCATTGAGTAGCATCACAAAAGAAAGACGAGCAACCCATCTCCTTTTGTAACCCTTGTCAATGTCCTAAACCATAtgctttttcttccttcatagAATGTATCTAAGAATACCTTCATGGAAAGAAATATAAGGTCATATGAAGATGACACTGCTTATATATCTAATTGTTTGATGCAGATGTTTCAGTGGGTAGATCTCGGTGTTTCTCATTTTCCAGGCATTATAAGTCTAGCAGTTGGTCTATTGATGTGGATGACATCACTTCATCCAGTGAGAAAGAAGAAGTTTGAGTTATTCTTTTACACTCATCAACTATATGTAATCTTTATTGTCTTTTTAGCTTTGCATGTTGGGCATTTCTTGTTCTGTGTATCTGCTGGAGGaatatttcttttcattctaGATCGCTTTCTAAGATTCTGTCAATCACGAAAGACCGTTGATATCATTTCAATCAAGTGCCTTTCTTGTGGAACTGTGGAATTGGTGCTTTCAAAACCTGCAAGTAATACTAGTTCCCCACAAATTTGTAGTTTCCTTGTTTTTATGTTGTTACCATAGCTATGACACTTTTCTTCAACGATGTAGATCTGCAGTACAATGCTCTCAGTTTTATTTTCCTTCAAGTTCGGGAATTATCTTGGCTGCAGTGGCATCCTTTCAGTGTTTCATCTAGTCCTCTGGATGGTAAATATCATCTATCCGTTCTCATTAAGGTTATTGGGGAATGGACAGAAAAGCTCAGAGGTAATATCCTGAATAGTTTTGAAGCTGACCTACATCTCCGGCCTCAAACAAAGATAACAGCTTCTGTTGAGGGGCCTTATGGGCATGAATTACCATATCACTTGATGTATGCACCCAAACAATCAATTTCACTAGAATTTACTAGATATCAAGCTTAATTTTAAGTTTcatattatcttttattttatgaactGACTTCACCATTTGATTCTCTAGGTATGAAAACCTTATTTTAGTAGCAGGAGGCGTAGGAATTTCACCATTTCTGGCTATCTTGAGTGACATTCTCCATCGTACTAGGGAAGGAAAATCTTGTTTGCCTCGAAACATCTTGATTGTTTGGGCTGTGAAAAGATCAAATGAGCTTCCTCTTCTTTATACCAATGATTTGGAATCAATCTAtccattttttttggataaactaaATCTTGAGATTCACATTTTTGTCACTCAAGAATCACAACCTCCACTGGTATGCCTAGTAATGCTCTCAAAcccttattattttgttttgtatttaaaGTTATCATGTTCATGTTGTGACATTTAatagttgttatttatttgcAGGAAGAGGGTCAAGCACATGAGGTTACAAACTCTTCTCCTCCTGTGTCTAACAGTTGCAGCATGTCAGTTTTGGTTGGTACAGGAAATAATATATGGTCTGGACTATATGTTATCTCGTCTACACTAGGCTTTGTTATCTTACTGTATTTACTGGATACTTTCTACATAAACCCTTATGACATATCTCCATGGTGGTACAAAGGGCTTCTCCTTCTAATATGCATGCTTGCAAGTGTCTTTATCTTTGGGGGTGTTGTGGTTGGTTTGTGGCATCTTTGGGAAAGACGAAATGCAGCAACGGAGGCATGCAAGGATAATAGGATAATGGTTGAGAAGATGCagcataatgaaattttagCTCACACGGAGTCATGTCAGCAAAAACTTGCAAGTTCAGTCAATACTTATTATGGTTCAAGACCAGACTTCAAAGGTATAGCATCTCAACTTTTgttcaaaacataaattaaaagaataatataaCAACAAGAATGACAATGATGATGACGACAACCAAATTTAgtcccaacaataacaatagaCTAGTCAAGGTTGGCCACGTGTATTTTTACTTGTAAGGGACACCTTAATGTGTACATGTCTATAGTGACTAAATTTCACATAAGCCATCAATCTACCACAACCCTCCTCTATTTACCAAGCTTAGGACAAGTTGTGAACAAAATATTTGACATAAATGGATGGagtaaaactaaaagaaacaggaaaaaaaaaaatcttaataacaaagtttaacCTCTTTAGTTGTACTACACCAAAGGCTTTCTTGATTGCCTTTCCTTTGTCATGTTGCAGATATCTTTGGGGATATATCAGAGAAATGGGGCTACGTTGATGTTGGTGTTATTGTGTGTGGTCCTCTAAGTCTTCAGACAAGCGTTGCTAAAGAAATCAGGTCACAGAATATTATGAGACAACGCCGTCATCCAATCTTCCATTTCAACAGCCATAGTTTTGATCTGTAGGCACCACCTTCATCATCTCATCTTCCCCTTAATGTAATCAATTATCTTAAAAGCTAAATACTCGCTATTTATATGAATAAATATTGATAACAATATACATacaattatatgtatgtgtttatgcacttttaagttattattattgggtTCCTTGATCTTTAATAGGGATTCTAGAGATGATAGTGGAATTATTTATTCTAACCTCTAAGctcttaaaaggaaaataaaagagtgaCAAACGGATAAATAAGATACATTTTGTTACAATACAGTCTCAACGGGCTTTAAGATTTTTGTATTATTGTACTGCATTTACTTTTATTACACTCATATTGGAGAACctctttctttataaaatagtCCCTTGTATAATACTTTAGGCTATTTTATATGATaagaaaatcaaacttttaaCACGGTATACTTAGTGGAGAACCTCTTCTTCATGCAACCCTCTATAGATAGCAAGTTGGGACTCTAGTCTATCTCATTGCCTAGATATTTCCTATGTAATTCACAATGTCAGTCAATTCATGGTTGCAACACGGTCCTCTCAGTATGCTAATGCTCCCAGAGTCCTCCAGTATCTGAAAGACACCATGTTCCATAGATTTCTCTTTTCCTGTCGTTCTCCATTGACTCTCCAGCTTACTAAATTGCAGATTGGATAGGCAATCTCATTGACCATTGGTCACTACAAGGTATTGCTTATTTCTTGGTGATTCCCTCATCTCTTAGCACAACAAGAAACAAATTGGCATTACTCTCTCTAGTATTGAGGCAAAATATCATGCACTTGCTAGCACCACAAGTCCACAACCAAGCTCTTTGGTTGCGTTGGTTCCTACTAGATCTTGGAGTTGATTGTCTCACAGAGACTTCAATCCACCGTGACCATTGAAATGCCGTTAAGATACCCACAATAATATCTTTCATATGCATACTAAACATATTGAGATTGATTACTACTTCTTTCATGATCATTTGCTTCAAGGTACTTAATTTACAACTATGAGCTGCTTACTCACAGGATTAGCTAGCTAATATCTCCACCAAGGCTCATCCACTTTAATGATTTCATGAGTTGGTTTCCAATATCAATTTGGCCTCACTTTATCCAACATGAGTTTTAAGTTAtctttaacactttttttttttttttggtggatggggttttgttgggggggggggggggggggaagaggaGAAGAGGGGAGATGAGGTCAACCTGTCCTATAGGAGACAAGAGAGTGTTTAGAACTAGATTGCTTAGGGTTTTAGGGGATTAGCTCCAATTTTTAGATAGAAGTAAGACATGTagtatttatttgattttatatggtttgcacattttttttttttttaatattacatGTCTtattaatgaataaaattttttttaaaaaaaatttggaggatTTAGAATGGGAGGGGATCCTTTCCTAGGATTGTGAAGCATATggctaatttgtttgtttgtttgcttgtctttttttttttttttttttttttttttgtttgagaggAAGTATATGCTAATTTGGGGTTGCCAAACCTCCAAGAGAAGGAAGGgagaaatgaggaaaaaaaagataagaatagACTAAGAATTTTGCTTAACATTAATGAATAAAGATTTACAAGTAAAAGATGGTATTTATAGTAAGCAAAGGAGTAAGATTAGTAAACAATTTGGttctaatgaaaagaaaaatattttgttttgacttTAATGGTAAAAAACAATCTTAGTctaagggtaaaaaaaaaccatatataaTGGAGAAAATACTAAAAGTTCAAACAGTATCATatacagaaagaaaaaaattaacaattgaGGAATATCTTTGAATTAAGAATACATGCAAAGCAATTGATAAAATTTCATATGTGATACCGAGATTACACTCTGTATGTGTCAAATATCAATTACTAGTTCATCTCTGTCTCTAATATCAATCATCAAATGACTTGTATACTTACAGGAACCAAAATAAGAAgatttgttttcttcctttatttctttttctttaaacaaTCAAGACAAGTGTCTTCTTAATTCTCTTTTTGTTTAGTACCAAATAATCAAATACTCAGTGAATAACCAAGTTTGCATTCAGGTTCTTctcaaaaagaggaaaaaaaattgcatttagGTGATCTGTTTTGGTCCTGAAATTCATGTTCTAAAGACTTAATCATGCTTCAATCAAATAGCACGATGCAGAATACTTTTAACAAACAATTTTATAACatgtaaaagattttttttttttttttttgaaaaagttggaGAACAGCATGTCATGTTACCAattgaccaaaaaaataaaaccaatctCTAATACTATTAGTGAACTGTTTACATAAGTTAAGTAGTCATTCATATTGAAAAAAGGGACAGAAATCAAAATGGAACTGAGTGATAATGCCAAATTGGATCCTTGAGATGAGAAATGATTCCCTATTTCCCTCTTCCTAAAGCTTTTCATATCATCCAATCAAAGCATTTACACGAATAACAATAGCATTTGATTATAAGTCTATAGCAAACGTTTTCTAGTATGTTGAAGTCATTTTATTGTTTGATCTGTTCAACAAGGCACAagccattcaaagtttcaaaccaaAAGTTCGTTTGATATTTAGTTCAGAGAACTTTGAATCAAACTACTCCAAATTCAAAAGCAAAGAGATTAGACAATAGAAAATGGCATCACTGTAACATATATCCACAAATTGGATGttgtattaataatttaataccaAGAAGATGACATTACAACATTTTGAGCGTAGGCTATTGAAAAGCTTGGTCATAAAGTCCtcttaaaagaaggaaaatttctAAGCATGAATTGAAGCAATAGTAATTATGAAACTGTTGTTTATGAGAGTTCTGATAGAGCCCCAGGAGAACACAACCACAGCATTTGGAGAGGATCTTTAATTGGTATGATAAAAACAGTAAATGACTTCAAGTAATCTGCATGCCTCCAAAAGAGTTGGGGTTTGATTACTAGCCTCAGCTTTTCCATATATAACTACCTTCTCAAGCACCCTTGCATGCTTAAGCGGAAATTGTACAAGTCCAGTTAAATATTTCAACCCAAAACACTTCGCTTCAAAGCCAACAATCTCAACAGTCTTGAGATGCCGAGAGAAACACCCAAATGCCCTATTCTACAATTTCCATTACTTCTCGTGATCAAAGTTATTGTCAATGGCAAAGTCTAGGGGGAACTCCAGCTACAGATAAACATTAAGTCAGGGGATACATATTTGAATTTACAACATAATTTCCTTTGTAAAATATAAATGGGTATATCTTAAAAGCAAGTGGAAATAAGGcttgacaagaaaaaaaaaaagtcatttccATTTGAAATTGGGTATTTTAAAGGTGAGATAGATCAAATAGAAGTGGAAAGATACTGAAGTTTATACGAACTTTGCCAATGGAGATGGCCAAGTTCTCACTTCTGATATTGTTAATACCTTACAACATCAAGAGAGAGAAGCAAGAGAGCAAGACAGTTTAGCATTGATAAGTTCAAATGATTGAGAAAGTATGTTTTCATATCATGTACAGATGATATTGATAGTTCATAGCAAAGGGTGGGATAATGGCCAAATGGGCTTCATTAATGAGTAATTACAGAATACTTCCGAAATAccacaactctctctctcacataataATGAGACACAATTCATGTGAAAGAAAGAGGAGTACGTGTTTATGGTACTTCTAAagcattcaataattttccttcatCAATAGTTGAGAGAATggattttttgaatttccttgACACTCGTCCTCTAAGGCttccacaaaagaaaaatggaaaagacCTGATGGCATGATTTGTACCATTAATTATTAGTTGCCACAAGAGCGTACGTggtatgaaattttgttttttactttctaATTAAACCATGGGGCTGATACAGTTTAGTTTCTTCTATGACAGGGTGTGACTCAACTACTAAGACaagtacattaaaaaatattttcaacttaTCAACGAAGAGAACCATTATAGTTAGCTTGCACATTGATCTATAGAATCGTGAAGTACATAACCATttaaggatttaaaaaaatatatttttattatatataaataatgttaaatgaaatttcaagaaaaggaattttgaaatttttcatctttatttcttatatatttctattattacgGAAGAACATCTTCCTTCTgggtttgataataaatatgGTTTTCTAGATTaaagtttgattagttttaggtttaaattttgtatgattgtatttaattgttgattatatgatttaattaagtgaatttaaagatttatttatttgcactataaagtttttaatgacATTTGTAAGGtcatctttaattaattttttacttcttcAACTATCAGCCTCTTTGTTTTCTAGTTAACggttactaattaatttattcaattgacacttgtttctcaaaaaaaaaaaattgatgctctctctctctctctctctctctctctctctctctctctctcttcgttaACATCCtattattttctcaaatttgatgataattctAATGTACTAAATATTCACTATaacctctattttttttcattcgaTTTTGTTGCCATGAAGTTAGTATATCCATaactattagttttttttttttttttgataggaccATAACTATTAGTTCGTTGTATgatatgtttggtttgatattctactactactactactactactactactttgCTGCCATGAAGTTAGTATATCCATAactattagttttatttttttgtttttgttat contains:
- the LOC126727423 gene encoding ferric reduction oxidase 7, chloroplastic-like, with product MAVDDILHTSHPLLHSNGAHANNNKKNNNFVSLAKWVLKFTMWIVFLAWVALFFVIPTDFGSELYADWIGATNESLFGYTGSYLLLYSGPIIIIAFLAVPYLLISGEHQLQLQEKKTPRFRLWTFPVLVDGPLGVVSAAELIGIILFIVFVFWDVYVYTALTFQIIPSFFENFSCFIMLRLGLRFGTIGLDCLAFLFLPVARGSVLLRLIDIPFEQATRYHVWLGHLTMLLFTLHGLFYAIAWTIEGHILDEMFQWVDLGVSHFPGIISLAVGLLMWMTSLHPVRKKKFELFFYTHQLYVIFIVFLALHVGHFLFCVSAGGIFLFILDRFLRFCQSRKTVDIISIKCLSCGTVELVLSKPANLQYNALSFIFLQVRELSWLQWHPFSVSSSPLDGKYHLSVLIKVIGEWTEKLRGNILNSFEADLHLRPQTKITASVEGPYGHELPYHLMYENLILVAGGVGISPFLAILSDILHRTREGKSCLPRNILIVWAVKRSNELPLLYTNDLESIYPFFLDKLNLEIHIFVTQESQPPLEEGQAHEVTNSSPPVSNSCSMSVLVGTGNNIWSGLYVISSTLGFVILLYLLDTFYINPYDISPWWYKGLLLLICMLASVFIFGGVVVGLWHLWERRNAATEACKDNRIMVEKMQHNEILAHTESCQQKLASSVNTYYGSRPDFKDIFGDISEKWGYVDVGVIVCGPLSLQTSVAKEIRSQNIMRQRRHPIFHFNSHSFDL